In one Rutidosis leptorrhynchoides isolate AG116_Rl617_1_P2 chromosome 8, CSIRO_AGI_Rlap_v1, whole genome shotgun sequence genomic region, the following are encoded:
- the LOC139864866 gene encoding small heat shock protein, chloroplastic-like: MSSLRVLRHLVTKSVISFRPASSVATSYRFLNTESIRHDFDRSLDVGNRLDLATKPSLFAGVFDRFATTRKVNRFIKRRSEIAQSAAAWIKPAITKEDDEALTYYIHMCSVKDEDVKVSVNENTVLVEAKDRVNFIKYMCWVDLPDID, encoded by the exons ATGTCTTCTTTGCGTGTTCTGAGGCATCTCGTCACCAAATCCGTTATCTCATTCCGTCCGGCGTCCTCTGTGGCAACATCCTATCGTTTTTTAAACACGGAATCAATCCGCCATGATTTTGATCGGAGCTTGGATGTCGGTAATCGTCTCGATCTTGCTACTAAGCCGTCTTTATTCGCTG GTGTGTTTGATAGATTCGCAACCACCAGGAAGGTGAACCGATTCATAAAGAGACGGAGTGAGATAGCCCAGTCTGCTGCAGCATGGATTAAGCCAGCCATAACAAAAGAAGATGATGAAGCCCTCACCTATTACATACACATGTGTAGCGTGAAGGATGAGGATGTGAAGGTAAGCGTTAATGAAAACACTGTGCTAGTCGAAGCCAAAGATCGTGTCAACTTCATAAAGTATATGTGTTGGGTAGATTTACCCGACATTGATTAA